In the genome of Melospiza melodia melodia isolate bMelMel2 chromosome 11, bMelMel2.pri, whole genome shotgun sequence, the window aacaattcacgtgaaaccaatgaaacaagcacctgttggataaacaatctccaaaccacattccaaagcagcaaaacacaggagaagctaatgagataatattgttttcctttttctctgaggcttctcagcttcccaggagagaaatcctggcaaaaggattttcccAGAAAGTATGATGGTGACAGTGACTTTTCTTCACTCGCACGTTTCAGAGCACCGTTGTCAGCATCCGGAAGCACCCTGACTTTGCCACCACGGGCCAGTGGAATGTGGTCACAGAGGCAGGAGGGAAGCAGACATCACACGTCTTTGATGCTGTTATGGTTTGCAGCGGCAATTTCTCGGAGCCATCCCTCCCCCTGCAGTGTTTTCCTGGTATGGTATACAAGGAAATGTTGTTACCTGCTTCAGGGACTGGGGAGGGAAAATTTAGGGGTTGTTCAGggaaaatttcctttcttttcttgctTCCGCTTTCCAAACCTACTGGCATTGACAGCAATACTGTCCTGTGCTTCAGCAGCTCTGTCTTTGAGACCCCATTTTGGAGAGGAAGCATCAATTAATTCTGGAGGGCTGGACCTCCGAGACCCTGGTGGCCAGAGATTGCACATCCTTGCTCCTGCCATCTGGATTGCTTTTTAGCACTAGTTCTCCCCAACAAAATCCACAAATGCTTGAGTGCTTCAGAGCTCTGTTTCTTTTTCCCCCGAGGCATCGAGAGGTTCCGAGGGCAGTACTTCCACAGCAGGCAGTACAAGCATCCTGACGTGTTCCAGGGCAAGCGTGTCCTCGTGGTGGGCATGGGCAACTCGGGAGTGGACATCGCCGTGGAGGCCAGCCGGGTCGCTGCAAAGGTGCCACCACCCTGCCACCCCAGGCCTCTGGGGACAGGGGCACTGGGCACTGTGGTCATTAATTGTTGGGGTGTCATTGTGGGTTTCAGGATGAGGTGGGAGATGAGAATCGActcccaagttctcagaaggctgatatattatattatattatattatattatattatattatattatattatattatattatattatattatattatattatattatattatattatattatattatattatattatattatattatattatattatattatattatattatattatattatattatttgaaAATTATACACTAAAACTATTGTGAAGGTGCcatctgtgaccgtgttcacagggttcttggatgagggaagagacgaggatctgactccatgtttcagaaggcttcatttattgttttatgatatatattacattaaaactatactaaaagaatagaagaaaaggatttcatcagaaggctagctaagaatagaataacaaagaaagaatgataacaaaggcttgtggctcaggctctctgtccgagccagctgactgtgattggccattaatgacaaacagccacatgagaccaatcacagatgcacctgttgcattccacagcagcagataataattgtttacattttgttcctgaggcctctcagcttctcaggaggaaaaaatcctaaggaaaggatttttcataaaagatgtctgcgacaaactGTACTAAGGAAAGAgtaaggagacatcagaaggctagaaaagaatgaataataaaaattcAGAGAGTCCAACatagctggctgtgattggccattaattaaaaacaattcacatgttgggtaagcaattctccaaatcacattccagagcagcaaaacatggagaacctgaagcttcccagcttcccaggagaagaaatcctggcgaagggatttttttcataaaatatcacagtaaCAGGGGACAGTAGCTCAGTGTTCTGACATCACAAACAGTCTTTCTGAGCCTGAATTTTTTGGTCAAAAAGCTACCTTGAAAGCAAGCTGGTTTTGTTCTTGTCTCCTGTTTCACCTCCATCACCAGCAGCCAGAAGAAATTAAAGATGCTGTTGCTGCTTTTCCATTGCACAGCTGTCTGTGCTGTGCCCCTCTGAGTTTCTTTACAAAGGGAAAGCAGCAAATTCATCACCTGAAGCATTGGTTCTTCTCTTGCAGGTCATGATTAGCACCACTCGAGGAGCCTGGCTGCTCAGCCGTGTGTTTGAGCACGGCTACCCTTGGGATATGATTTTAAACACTCGCCTGATGAGCCTGATCAAAACCAACCTCCCCGGACCCCTTTCATGGTGGTTGCTTAATTATAAGGTGAACCAGTGGTTCAACCATGAAAACTATGGCCTTCAGCCAGAGAACAGGTACCTCTTGGTGGTCCCCATCCCATGCTGAAGGGCTTGTGGTGTGGGCAGGGGGAGATGTTCAGCAAGCAGCATCAACCAATGCCCAGATTGAGGTGATCTCCAGCGGGGAGGAGAAAATAAGCTGTAGCTCCCTTAAGTGGTGAAAGATTGGGCACGCTGGAAAAACCCAGGAAGGCCCAGAGGAGGGTCTGTGGgtaaggaggagaaggaaggcttAAAGCATGGATCGGTTCTGGAAAGAGACGGTTTGAAGAGTAAATGAGTGGAGGGAATAAGGCGGCAGGAGATGTCCATTAATCACTCACGCTGTGGGACAGGGTGGCTTTGGTGACAATTGCTTGGAGGTGGGAGGCAGGGCTGTTTGCTCAGAGAAAACGACAGCAGGAGGTGTGAGCTggtgggaggaggagcaggggagcagcAAGGCCTGTTTGTGGTGCCCCACTCTCAGAGCCCTGGCTCTCCACAGCTGGCTGGTGCGGGAGCCCGTGCTGAACGACGATCTCCCGAGCTACATCCTGACAGGCAGGATCACCATCAAGCCAGGTGTGAAGGAGTTCAAGGACAACTCAGTGGTTTTCCACAACTGccctgaggaggagcccatcgACATCGTTGTCTTCTGCACGGGCTACACCgtctccttccccttcctggaAGAATCCATCGTCAGGGTGGAGAACAAGCACGCGTCCCTCTACAAATACGTGTTCCCACCCCAGCTGCAGAAGCCCACCCTGGCTGTCCTTGGGCTGATTAAGCCCTTAGGAGCCATCATGCCCGTGGCAGAGATGCAGGCACGCTGGGTGAGCCGTGTCTTCAAAGGTAGGGGAGCAAATGTGAGCCCTCCTGTGCCCCAAAATGCAGCTCAGACAAAACTGGAAATGGTTTTCCCCTTCACCCGGGGAGATCCCAGAGCTAAAAAGCTCAGAGTGGACAAGGGAGCTTTTCCCAGGCTCAGACTCCCCAAATTATTTCACTTCAGCTAAGCTACAGCAACATGAGTGAGGAAAGAAACTCActggtgtttttttggggggggtttaatAAAAATAGTAAGAATAACCTCGTGGAGGGCTGGGTCAGGACTACTCCACAGAGATGAGAAGCTCTGGGGTTTCTCTTTGGGAGGATCCTCTCTGGGGCTTGCACTGCCCATCTGCCCCCACATCACCTGCCTGTGCCCTGGCAGGACACATCTGTAAGAGCAGGAGGAGGTGCGGGTGAATTTGGAATACTGGTTTtgggcaggactgcagcactgccAAATAAACTGCCAGCAATGAGAGTTTCCTGCCCTCCCAGGGAAGGGATTCCCACATTTTGCATCACTCCCCCCAGGAGTTAAACTCTGCAGAACACTCTCCTCTCTCTTCCAGGCCTGTGTCAGTTGCCTCCCCAGGCTGTCATGGAGAAAGAAGTAAATGAGAAGAAGAAAAACCAAATCCAATGGTAAGTCATTCCCCAGAGCCCCAAAGGTATTTTGGTGGATTGAAAAACCTCTGGAGTTTTTGGGGCTCTCACTCTGTGCCTGTTCCCTGCAGGCAtggcaggggagaggggaggatTCCTGGATCCAGCTTCCCCTTTACTCACTTGCAAAGAGCCAATGTAACCTTTGATTTAACACCGATATTTTGCCTGTTGGTGACAGCAAGAAATTAATTCAGGGTACTCAGGGCTATGGGAGTTGGGGAAGAATACCAGGATCCCCATGGACTGAGAGATAAAATAGAGAAATTAATGGTAATAAATGCAAAGTAATTcagcttggggggaaaaaaaccaacccataaCCAGCGAGGTGTACACACTGATTGTCTCATCTCACAGCATGGAGACCTGACTCACTGTGAACAGGTGTCTGAGCACAGTGGTGTGTGGTTCACAGGCAGGCAAAAGGCTTAAAAGGATTAGGGAATGAATGAGCCAATCCCAGGAAACTGGGTGATAGATAAATCCAAGGCTCACTTAGATAGCTATAGGAGAAAAGGTGTAGGAGAGTGAAGTACAGAATTGCACAGAATACAATACAAGGTGAAGTACAGAATAcagaatacaatacaatacaaggCTGAGTGGATATGAGCTTTTGCAGACCTCTGAAGGTGGGACATGAAGCTGTGAATTCTGCAGAGAAGGTGAACTGGAAGCAATTCTCCAAGCCACTGTGTATTCTTGCAATATTTGGAGGAAATGAACATGGGGGATACTAAAGGGTGCCACCTTCCTCATGCTGCACGTGACTTTTCTGCAAAAAGCAAAGGGATTTGGGttggaggggttttttgtttgcttcctTTGAAAAAGACTGCAAACTGGTTTGTCAAAGTCTGCTAACAAAGATTCACCAAGGGGAAGGGGAGGAGCGGGTGCAACTTGTGAGTGCGGAAGAGAAAGATTGGCTGGAGCCAGCATCActtcacaggagctgtgtggggGCCAGGATTTGTGTCCCAGGTTCCCACTGCACCTACATCCAGTCCTTTCCCAGAGAACCCAGCTGCATTCCAGATGCGATAAGGATGCAGAGGATGCCCACCCCAGTTCCTCCAAGCCCTGCTGACACCAACCTTCCTCCTGCCTCTTTCTCCTCTCTGATCATTCAGGTTTGGCCTGACCTTTGACGAAGTGCTCAAAACCGAGTGGCTGGTCTACCTGGACACCCTGGCCTCCTTCATTGGTGCCAAGCCCagcgtgctggggctgctctgcacagaCCCAAGGCTGGCTCTCACCATCTTCTTTGGGCCCTGCTCCCCCTACCAGTACAGGCTGGGGGGTCCTGGGCGCTGGCAGGGGGCACGGCAGGCCATCCTCACCCAGTGGGACCGCGTCCTGAAGCCCACCAGAACACGAGTCCCTGCTggctcctccagctccttcctgtcCCTCCTCACTGTGGTGGCACTCCTTCTGCTCCTGGCTGCTGTGATTTTCGGTTTCCTatagcttttttgtttgtttattgtttgttggagttgtttgggtttgttttgccctgagggattttATCTCAGGTCAGACAGCCCCACGGGACTGGGGAAAAGGATTTCAGTAGCTGGCAACAAACTTTCATCTGAAACCTGCAGCATAAACCTCCCTTCGTTCCAACCCAACCCCAAGCCCAGCTTTACAGGCCTCATTAACCAGGGATGGCAGCCTTGCCCAAGTGTATTTTGCCCCTCTGCTCCCCCTGCCTGCTGCCAGAAGCAAGAGATTGAtgccacaattgtgcctggatcaCATGAGACAGGACTCAGAGAGGATGAGACCAGCAAAAGTGGTGGTGTGTCCCAGGAGCAAGAATTATCTGGGAAAATATTCCTGTGATTATCTATCACAGGAACTACCTGGGCTGTGTACACAGGTCAGGCTGTCCCCTTCTCCAAACCTAAACACtgtaaccccaaaatcccagctggGGTTGAATTGGTACATCTTTCCAGTTGTTTGGGAAGATTCCAGGTTTGTCCCGCAGGAGCCTGTGGGGCTGAGCACTCCTGCCTTTGCTTCCCTGCGTGCCCCACCACTGGACAATCCTGAGGCTTTGTTTTGTGCGTGGAGAGACTTTAAATGAATAAAATCTCAGTGGCTGTGGCGGGAGTGCGCTGCAGATGCCTCCCTGTGCTTTCCTTGTGTGCGTGGGGGGGAGAGCTGTGTCtgagcggggctgtgccaccaatTGCTGTGGGCAGCTCACAAGGCTGGGGCTCTCAGGGCTCTCCCTGACTGCCCAAAGTGAAGCTGCACAGTGCTCCATGTCCCACATCCACGCTGTCTGCTGGCCAAGGGAGCGTGTTCTGCTGATCTCCTGGGGATGCCAAGGGAACAagagcccagcacaggcaccACAAAAGGATCAGCACAG includes:
- the FMO1 gene encoding flavin-containing monooxygenase 1, with product MRVAVVGAGVSGLAATKCCLDEGLEPTCFEQSQDIGGVWRYTEHIEAGRPSLYPSVISNTSKEMSAFSDFPFPEHFPVFLPNALLLDYLRRYTEHFGLREHIRFGSTVVSIRKHPDFATTGQWNVVTEAGGKQTSHVFDAVMVCSGNFSEPSLPLQCFPGIERFRGQYFHSRQYKHPDVFQGKRVLVVGMGNSGVDIAVEASRVAAKVMISTTRGAWLLSRVFEHGYPWDMILNTRLMSLIKTNLPGPLSWWLLNYKVNQWFNHENYGLQPENSWLVREPVLNDDLPSYILTGRITIKPGVKEFKDNSVVFHNCPEEEPIDIVVFCTGYTVSFPFLEESIVRVENKHASLYKYVFPPQLQKPTLAVLGLIKPLGAIMPVAEMQARWVSRVFKGLCQLPPQAVMEKEVNEKKKNQIQWFGLTFDEVLKTEWLVYLDTLASFIGAKPSVLGLLCTDPRLALTIFFGPCSPYQYRLGGPGRWQGARQAILTQWDRVLKPTRTRVPAGSSSSFLSLLTVVALLLLLAAVIFGFL